A window of Microbacterium sp. Root61 genomic DNA:
GCCGTAGACGAGCGGCACCATGGTCGCCAGCGACAGCAGGATGCTCCAGACATCGATGCGGCCCGGGTTGGGGTCGCGGCTCTCCGGGATCAGCAGCGGCGTCAGGATGAGCAGCGGGATGAGGACCGGCACGGCCAGCAGGAAGACCGAGCCCCAGTGGAAGTGCTGCAGCAGGAAGCCGCCGACGATCGGTCCGAGCGCCATTCCGGCGGAGAACCCCGCCGCCCAGATCGCTATCGCGAGGCGACGCTGTTCACGGTCGCGGAAGATCGTGCGCAGCAGCGAAAGGGTCGACGGCATGAGCATCGCGCCGAACACACCGAGGCCGACGCGCGCCAGGATGAGAAGCTCCGCCGAGGGGGCGAAGGCAGCCAGGATCGACACGACGCCGAAGCCGATCGCGCCGATCAACAGCATCTTGCGGCGACCGAAGCGGTCCCCCATCGTGCCCATCGTCACCAGGAGGCTCGCCAGCACCAGCGGGTAGGCGTCGATGATCCAGAGCTGCTGGGCGCTGGTGGGCTCGAGATGCAGCGAGATCTGCGGCAGCGCGAAGCTGAGCACGGTGTTGTCGACGGAGACGAGCAGCACCGGGAGCATCAGGACAGCCAGCGCCACCCAGCCACGCCAGCCCACACGCGGCGAAGTCGTCAACGCCTCGGTGGGGGTGTGTGCGTACGTGGTGCTCATGATGTTTCCTCAGGTGCTTAAAGAGTTAGTAAACCGTCCAGCCGGTATAGTAACAGATGTACCTGATCAGGAAATGGATACGATCGAGATCATGAGCAGACCTCCGCGCGCCCGCGAAAGCGTGCTCGATGCGTTCGAGACGCTGCTCATCGACGACGGCGAACGCGCCGCCACGATGGATGCTGCAGCCCGCGCGGCCGGCGTGTCCAAGGGGGGCCTGCTCTATCACTTCGCCTCGAAGGATGCCCTCGAGGCCGGTCTCATCGAGCGGCTCGACCGGTTGATGCAGGAAGACATCGCGGCGCTCACGACGGCGCCGGAGGGCGTGGTCGCCTATTTCCTGCGCTCCTCGGTGATGCAGAACGACCCGCTCGACCGAGTGCTCATCGCCATCTCGCGACTTGCCCAGGGTGGGTCGGCCAGCGCATCCGCGGCCCTCCGCGGCGTGCGCGAGCAGTGGGAGTCGGCCGTGCGCCCCTACGCGCGCGACGAGACCGCGCTGCAGCTCGTCATGCTCGTCAGTGACGGGCTCTACTTCAACAACGCCCTCAACGGCGGGTCCGTGCCCGGCCCCGTCCCCCGCGGCGCGGAGATGGACGCCCTCATCGAACTCGTGCTGGGGGCCACCGCGCGCTGACGCGCGATGACCCCGCCCGAGGCTACGCCTGGGTGATCTCGATCTGGCGGAACAGGTCGGCCTGGACAGCCTGGTGCAGCTCGGCCAGCATCTCATCCGGCACCGGCGAGTCGACGGTCAGCACCGACAGGGCACGACCGCTGGCGTCCGGGTGCGCGACCTGCAGACCGGCGATGTTGATGCCCGCGTCGCCCAGCTTCTGACCGTAGATCGCGACGATGCCGGGGCGATCCGCGTAGCGCATGACGATGTGGTGCTGCTCGATGGCCACTTCGATCTCGTAGCCGTTGATGCCGACGACCTTGGGCACGAGGCGGGTTCCGGCGAGGGTGCCCGCGATCGTGAGAACGGTGCCGTCCGACAGCGTTCCGCGCAGCACGGTGAGGTTGCGGTAGAGCGGGCTCTCGGCCTCGACGATGAGTCGGGTCTCGATGCCGCGCTGCTCGGCGAACAGCGGTGCGTTCACGTAGGACACGTTCTCGCTGATCACGTTGGTGAGGATGCCCTTGAGCGCAGCCAGCCGGTAGACGCTGACGTCGTACGCTGCAAGCTCACCGCGCACCTCGATGTCGAGGCTGGTCACCGCAGCGTGCGCGAGGCCCGTGAAGAACTGGCCGAGCTTCTCGACGAGCGCGATGCCGGGGCGCACGAAGGGATCGATGATTCCGCCGGCGACGTTCACGGCATCCGGAACCAGGTCGCCTTCGAGGGCGAGCTTGACCGAGCGCGCGACCGAAACGCCGGCCTTCTCCTGCGCCTCGTTGGTGCTCGCACCGAGGTGCGGTGTCACGACGACGTTCGGCAGATCGAGCAGGCGCGAGGCGCTCGAGTCCTTCGCCGGCGGCTCGGAGGTGAACACGTCGAGACCCGCACCGGCGATCACTCCCCCGGTGAGGGCGGCGTGCAGCGCCTCCTCGTCGATGAGACCGCCACGGGCGACGTTGATGACGAACGCGGTCGGCTTCATCAGCGCCAGCTGCTCCGTGCTGATCATCCCCGTGGTTTCGGGGGTCTTCGGCATGTGCACCGTGACGAAGTCGCTCTGGCGCAGCACCTCGTCGAAGGACAGCAGCTCGACCTGCAACTGCTGGGCGCGGGTCGGGGTCACGTAGGGGTCGTAGCCGACGACGCGGACGCCGAAGGCGCGGAGCCGCTCGGCGATGAGTGCGCCGATGCGGCCGAGGCCGACGATGCCGACCGTCTTCTCGAACAGCTCGGTTCCGGTGTAGGCGCTGCGCTTCCACTGGCCGTCGGCGAGCGACGCGTGGGCGCTCGGGATGTGCCGGGCCAGGCTGAGGATGTGGCCGATCGTCAGCTCGGCGGCCGAGATGATGTTCGAGGTCGGTGCGTTGACGACCATCACACCGGCCGTCGTGGCCGCCTTGATGTCGACGTTGTCCAGTCCGACGCCGGCGCGCGCGACGACCTTCAGCACGGGCGCCGCAGCGATCGCCTCGGCGTCGATCTTGGTCGCGGAGCGCACCAGGACTGCGCTCGCGTCGGCCAGCGCAGCCAGCAGTGCCGGCCGATCGGTTCCGTCGACGGTGCGCACGTCGAAGTCGGGACCGAGGGCGTCGATCGTGGCGGGGGAAAGTTCTTCGGCGATCAGGACGACAGGCTTCGACAAGGGCGGTCCTTCGGGGGCGGTCGCACGGCAGCACGACGGGCAGAACGAATGGGGATGCCACGCCGCACGCCATCGGGGGCGAGGCCGTTCACAGCTTATCGTGGGCGGCCACGACCCCCGAACCGTGTGACGCCCCGCACGAGTCAGTCGAAGATGCGGAGTGTCAGCGTGTACCAGGTCTGCGGCCCGACGACACCGTCCACGGTCAGCCCGAACATCTGCTGGAACTCCCGTGCCGCGGCATCCGTCGCCGGACCGAATGCCCCGTCGACGGCGATCCCACCCGGCAGGAGCGTCTGCGCGGCCCGCACGGCCTCCCCCGAGTCGCCGGAGCGCACCGTGACGATCAGTGCAGGCCAGTCGAGCTGACCCAGCGTCGTCCCGAGGTCCGTGCCGCGCAGGGTCTGCTGGAAGACGGTGACGGCTGCGCCGCTCGCCGGCCCGAATGCCCCGTCCGCCACGATGGTGGCGCCGTGCGCGCGAAGCAGGTGCTGCGCCGCGAGCACGCGCCAGTTGACCGTCTGCGTGGCGCCGACCGCCACCAGGGGCCACGGCCGGGGTCCAGGACGCAGAGAGCTGAGGAACGACCAGGTCGCAGGTCCGGCCGCGCTGTCCGGCGTGAGGCCCCACGACTCCTGGAAGAACTGCACGCGCTCGGCCGTGATCGGGCCGTACGCGCCGTCCACAACCAGCGGGGCGATTCCCGGTGAGGGCACGAGCCCGAACTGCTGCACCGCGCGCACCGCGTCGCCCGTGGAACCCAACGTCGTGGTGGTGACCAGGAGCGGCCAGGTCTGCGGTCCGACGATGCCGTCGGCGGGAAGTCCGGCCCCTGACTGGAATGCGGTCACCGCCGCTGCGGTCGCGGGCCCGTACACGCCGTCCACCGCCACGGCATGGCCCCGTGCCCTCAGCAGGTACTGGATGCCGGACACGACGACGTCGTCCGATCCGACGGCGACTGTGCTCCACGGTGCGATGTTCATGGAAACTCCTCGATTCCGGCGTGCCCGCTGCGGGAGCGCGTCCGTCGATGAAGAGTCTGGATCAGGCGACCTGATACATCTACGGGTCTCAGCCCAGGAGCGAGGCCCCGGCCACGGCGGCATACGCGACGATGTCGAGCCAGAACACCGCCACCACGGCGAGGCCGGTGAGCAGCGCCAGGAACAGGTGGTGCGCCGGGCGCCGGTATCCGAGGGCGAACGCTCCCCCGAAGGCGAGGAACGGGAAGATGACCGGCAGCAGCAGCACGAACCAGCCGAGTCCGTTCAGCCCGAGCGGTCCGGAGGCCTGACTGATCAGGAAGGACAGGGCGTTCCACACCGCATACGCGTAGAAGAGGCCGAACAGTCCGGCGATGGTGACGGTGAGCCACACGGGGGTGCGTCGAGCGGATGCCGCGGCATCCGGTGCGATCTCGGTCATTGCCCCACCGTCCCGATCATCACGAACGGCCACGGCACAAGGAGGACCACGCCGGCCAGCAGCCACACGACCCGGAGCCAGGTCTTGGCGCCACGCGTCAGCACGAACACGGTCGCGAACCAGAGCGGCGGTGCCAGGACTGCCAGCCACAGTGCGACCTGGTAGGCCACCGGAGCGACCAGGAATTCGGCCGTGCCCTGCAGACGGAGGCCGCCGACGATCCAGCCGAGGGTCCAGAGCAGGTAGACGCCGCCGAGCACGCCGAGCGTGATGAGCGCCACGTTCCCCAGAGGCGCCGCACCGGGCGCATCACCGGCATCGGCGGAGGCGTCGACCGCAGTCGTCGGGCCGGCGACCGTCGCCGCCCCCTTGCCGACGGCCTGGAAGCCCTCCGGAAGCTCCACGGCGCCACCGACTTCGGCGTCGTCGTCCGCGGTCGGCGGGGCGACGGGGGCTCGACCGGCGTCGAGCGTCGGATCGTCGTCACCGTCCCACGACAGGGCATCGTCACGTCGATCAGACATGCCCTCAGCGTATTGCACCCGTTCGGGATCCGCCGAGGCGGACGCCCGCGTCACACCGCGCGGACCCGATTGCCGCGCTTCTCGTGGGTGAGCTCGACCAGCCCGAGCTCCTCGAGCAGCGGCGGCAGATACATCCCGAACCTGCCCCGATAGCCCTTGCGCAGCCCATACCAGCCGCCCACCGGGTTCTCGGCACTGCGCCCCCAGGCCTCGACGGTGCCCTCCGGCGCATCCTTCTGCTCGTCGGCGGCGCCGAGTTCGACCCACTCCCCCTGCTCGCGCAGCCAGGCGGCGAGGTCGTCGATCGCACTGAGGTGGTACTTCAGGGTCGTCGACCCGACCTGGCACACCAGCGCAGGCGGGTCCGCCGACTCGTCCCGGTACATCGTGTAGCCGGATGATCCGGGTGCCGTGGTCAGCTGCCACGGGTCGTCCTTGGTGCCTGAACCCGCCATGACTCCCCCTCCCTGAATGGACTGAGGCTACCGCCGGGACCTCGCCGACAGAAGGTCGCGCCGAACGAAAGCGGCCCGGCCGCACCCTCCACGGTTGGTGGAGGGGCGACCGGGCCAATGCCGTGCCGGGTGTGGACGGCGGTCCGGGTCAGGCTCAGCGCGCGGCGGAACCCTCGACGTAGTCCTCGTCCTGCTGCTTCCACGCGAACAGTGCGCGCAGGTCCTTGCCGGTGGCCTCGATCGGGTGCGCGGCACCCTTCGCGCGCAGCTCGAGGAACTCGGGCGCTCCGGCATCCTGGTCCGCGATGAACCGCTCGGCGAACGCGCCGGACTGGATGTCGGCGAGAACGGCCTTCATGTTCTCCTTGACGCTCGGGTCGATGACGCGCGGGCCGGAGACGTAGTCGCCGTACTCAGCGGTGTCGGAGACCGACCAGCGCTGCTTGGCGATGCCGCCCTCCCACATCAGGTCGACGATGAGCTTGAGCTCGTGCAGCACCTCGAAGTAGGCGATCTCGGGCTGGTAGCCGGCCTCGACGAGCGTCTCGAAGCCGTACATGACGAGCTGCGACGTGCCGCCGCAGAGCACGGACTGCTCGCCGAACAGGTCGGTCTCGGTCTCTTCGGTGAACGTGGTCTTGATGACACCGGCGCGGGTGCCGCCGATGGCCTTGGCGTACGAGAGGGCGAGGTCCCACGCCTGACCCGACGCGTCACGCTCGACCGCGATGATGTCGGGGATGCCGCGACCCGCGACGAACTCGCGACGCACCGTGTGGCCGGGGGCCTTCGGAGCGATGAGGATCACGTCGACGCCCTCGGGTGCGTCGATGTAGCCGAAGCGGATGTTGAAGCCGTGCGCGAAGGCGAGCGTCTTGCCGGGGACGAGCTTGTCCTTGATGCTGTCGCGGTAGATCGAGCGCTGGTGCTGATCGGGCGCGAGGATCATGATGACGTCAGCCCATTCGGCGGCGTCCGCGACGGAGAGGACCTCGAAGCCGTCCTCCTGCGCCTTGGGAGCGGACTTGGAGCCGTCCTTGAGCGCGATGACGACCTGGACGCCGGAGTCGCGGAGGTTCTGCGCGTGGGCGTGGCCCTGCGAGCCGTAGCCGACGATCGCGACCTTCTTGCTCTGGATGAGCGACAGGTCGGCGTCAGCGTCGTAGAGGAGTTCGGCCATGGTGTGTTTCCTTCTTCGTTGGGAGTTGCTGGCCACTGCGGTGACCGGGAGTGGGATGCCGGGAAGGCCTGTCAGGGGCGGAGGACGCGCTCGGTGATGCTCTTGCCACCGCGACCGATGGCGAGCAGACCGGACTGGGCGAGCTCCTTGATGCCGAACGGCTCGATCGCGCGCAGGAACGCCTCGATCTTGCCCTTGTCACCGGTCACCTCGACCACGAGTGCGTCGGTCGCGTAGTCCACGATCGAGGCGCGGAACAGGTTGACGACCTCGATGACGTTGGAGCGCGTCGTGTTGTCTGCGCGCACCTTGACCAGGATGTGGTCGCGCTGCACCGACTGGGATGCGTCGAGCTCGACGATCTTGATCACGTTGATCAGCTTGTTGAGCTGCTTGGTGACCTGTTCGAGCGGGAACTCCTCGACGTCGACGACCACCGTGATGCGGGACAGGCCCGGCACCTCGGTGACGCCCACGGCAAGGGATTCGATGTTGAAGCCGCGGCGGGCGAACAGACCCGCGACGCGGGTCAACAGGCCGGGTTTGTCCTCCACCAGGAGACTCAGCACGTGACTGGGCATGTCTAGATCTCCTCCTCGAATGCCGGCGAATGCTCTTTCGCGTATTGGACGTAGCTGTTGCTGACGCCCTGCGGCACCATCGGCCACACCATGGCGTCCGCGCTCACGACGAAGTCGATGACGACCGGACGGTCGTTCGTCTCGAGCGCGAGCTTGATGGCGGCATCCACCTCGTCCTCACGCTCCACGCGGATCGCGAGGCATCCGTAAGCCTCGGCCAGCTTCACGAAGTCCGGAACGCGGATCGTGTCGTGGCCGGTGTTCAGGTCGGTGTTGGAGTACCGGCCGTCGTAGAACAGCGTCTGCCACTGGCGGACCATGCCCAGCGAAGAGTTGTTGATGATCGCGACCTTGATCGGGATCTTGTTGATCGTGCAGGTGGCGAGCTCCTGATTAGTCATCTGGAAGCAGCCGTCACCGTCGATCGCCCAGACCACGCGGTCGGGTTCGGCGACCTTGGCGCCCATCGCCGCCGGCACGGAGTAGCCCATCGTGCCCGCGCCGCCCGAGTTGAGCCAGGCGTTGGGGCGCTCGTACTTGATGAACTGCGCGGCCCACATCTGGTGCTGGCCGACGCCCGCGGCATAGATGCCCTCGGGACCGGTGAGCTCACCGATCCGCTGGATCACGTGCTGCGGAGCCAGCAGTCCGTCGGTGGTCGGTGCGAAGCCGAGCGGGAACTCGTCGCGCAGGCCGTCCAGATAGGACCACCACTCTTCGGTGTCGGGCTTGCCGTCGATGGTCGCACCGCGGAATGCGGCATCCAGGTCGACCAGGACATCCTTGAGGTCACCCACGATCGGCACATCGGCCATGCGGATCTTGGAGATCTCCGCCGGGTCGATGTCGACGTGCACGACCTGGGCGTTGGGCGCGAACAGCGCCGCCTTGCCCGTGACGCGGTCGTCGAAGCGTGCGCCGAGCGAGACCAGCAGGTCGGCCTCCTGCAGCGCGAGCACGGCGGGCACCGTGCCGTGCATGCCGGGCATGCCGAGGTGCTGCTGGTGCGAGTCGGGGAACGCGCCGCGCGCCATCAGCGTCGTGACGACCGGCGCACCGGTGGTCTCGGCCAGGGCGAGCAGCTCGGCCGACGCCTGCGAGCGGATCACGCCACCGCCGACGTAGAGGACGGGCTTCTTGGCCTCGGCCAGCAGCTGGGCCGCGGCCTGAATCTGCTTGCCGTGCGCCTTGGTCACCGGTCGGTAGCCCGGCAGGTCGATCTTGGGCGGCCATACGAAGGGCGCCTCGGCCTGCTGCGCATCCTTGGTGATGTCCACGAGCACCGGACCGGGGCGACCCGTACCGGCGATCTCGAACGCCGCCGCGATGGCGCCGGGGATGTCTTCGGGACGCTTGACCAGGAAGCTGTGCTTGGTGATCGGCATCGTGATGCCGACGATGTCGGCCTCCTGGAAGGCGTCCGTCCCCATCAGGTTCGAGAACACCTGCCCGGTGATGCAGACGATCGGCACGGAGTCCATGTAGGCGTCCGCGATCGCGGTCACGAGGTTGGTCGCCCCGGGGCCGGAGGTCGCGATCGCGACACCGACCTTGTTGGAGGCGGCCGCGTAGCCTTCGGCCGCGTGACCGGCGCCCTGCTCGTGCCGCACCAGGATGTGGCGCAGCTCGGTGCTGTCCATGAGCGGGTCGTACACGGGGAGGATGGCGCCGCCCGGAAGCCCGAAGACGTCGGTGACACCGAGCAGTTCGAGCGAGCGGACGACTGCCTGCGCGCCCGTGAGCACGGGCGCAGAGGTGGATGCGGTGCGAGAGGGTGGCCGCGGAACGGCCGATGCTGATTCGGCAGACATGATGATGATCCTCGAATGAGAGATGAGATCGGAGGCCGTCTAGCCTGTGACCGCGCCTTCGGCAGCGGAATGCACGAGCTTCGAGTACTTGGCCAGAACGCCACGGGTATAGCGCGGAGGAAGCGGCTCCCAGCCTTCGCGGCGGGAGCCCAGCTCGGCCTCGTCGACGAGTAAGTCGAGAGTTCGAGCCGCGATATCGACCCGTATCAGATCACCATCGCGCACGAATGCGATGGGACCTGCGTCCACCGCTTCGGGAGCTATGTGGCCGATGCACAGGCCGGTTGTGCCGCCTGAGAATCTGCCGTCCGTCAAGAGTAGTACATCTTTTCCGAGCCCGGCGCCCTTGATGGCGGCCGTGATCGCGAGCATCTCGCGCATGCCGGGACCGCCCTTGGGGCCCTCGTAGCGGATGACCACGACGTCGCCGGCGTTGATCTCGCCGGCCTCGAGCGCGTCCATCGCGCCGCGTTCGCGCTCGAACACCCGCGCGGGGCCCTCGAACACGTCGGCGTCGAAGCCGGCCGACTTCACGACGGCGCCTTCGGGGGCCATCGAGCCGTGCAGGATCGTGATGCCGCCGCTCTTGTGGATCGGGTTGTCGAAGGTGTGGATGACGGTGCCGTCGACCGGGGCGGGGTTGAGATCCGCCAGGTTCTCGGCGAGCGTCTTGCCGGTGACCGTCAGAGCGTCGCCGTGCAGCAGGCCCTCATCGAGCATCGCCTTCATGATGACCGGGATGCCGCCGTGCCGGTCGACGTCGTTCATGACGTACTTGCCGAAGGGCTTCATGTCCGCCACGTGCGGCACCTTGTCGCCGATGCGGTTGAAGTCGTGCAGCGTGAGCTCGACCTCGGCCTCGTTGGCGATCGCCAGGAGGTGCAGGACGACGTTGGTCGAACCGCCGAGCGCCATCGCGAGGGCGATCGCGTTCTCGAACGCCTCCTTCGTCAGGATGTCGCGCGTCGTGATGCCCTGACGCAGCAGGTTCACGACAGCCTCGCCGGAACGGTGCGCGAAGTAGTCGCGACGACGATCGGCCGACGGCGGGGCCGCCGAGCCGGGCAGGCTCAGGCCGAGCGCCTCGGCGACGGAGGCCATGGTGTTGGCCGTGTACATGCCGCCACAGGCACCTTCACCGGGAGCGATCGCGCATTCGATGCGCTTGAGGTCTTCCTCGCTCATCTTGCCCGCGAGGCAGGCGCCCACGGCCTCGAAGGAGTCGATGATCGTGACGTCCTTCTCGGTGCCGTCACTGAGCTTGACCCAGCCCGGGGCGATCGAGCCGGCGTACAGGAACACGCTGGAGAGGTCGAGGCGGGCGCTGGCCATCAGCATGCCGGGGATGGACTTGTCGCAGCCCGCGAGCAGGACGGAGCCGTCGAGACGCTCGGCCATGATGACGGTCTCGACGGAGTCGGCGATGACCTCGCGCGACACGAGCGAGAAGTGCATTCCCTCGTGCCCCATCGAGATGCCGTCGGAGACCGAGATGGTGCCGAACTGGAGCGGGTAGCCACCGCCGGCGTGCAC
This region includes:
- a CDS encoding acetolactate synthase large subunit, with the protein product MSAESASAVPRPPSRTASTSAPVLTGAQAVVRSLELLGVTDVFGLPGGAILPVYDPLMDSTELRHILVRHEQGAGHAAEGYAAASNKVGVAIATSGPGATNLVTAIADAYMDSVPIVCITGQVFSNLMGTDAFQEADIVGITMPITKHSFLVKRPEDIPGAIAAAFEIAGTGRPGPVLVDITKDAQQAEAPFVWPPKIDLPGYRPVTKAHGKQIQAAAQLLAEAKKPVLYVGGGVIRSQASAELLALAETTGAPVVTTLMARGAFPDSHQQHLGMPGMHGTVPAVLALQEADLLVSLGARFDDRVTGKAALFAPNAQVVHVDIDPAEISKIRMADVPIVGDLKDVLVDLDAAFRGATIDGKPDTEEWWSYLDGLRDEFPLGFAPTTDGLLAPQHVIQRIGELTGPEGIYAAGVGQHQMWAAQFIKYERPNAWLNSGGAGTMGYSVPAAMGAKVAEPDRVVWAIDGDGCFQMTNQELATCTINKIPIKVAIINNSSLGMVRQWQTLFYDGRYSNTDLNTGHDTIRVPDFVKLAEAYGCLAIRVEREDEVDAAIKLALETNDRPVVIDFVVSADAMVWPMVPQGVSNSYVQYAKEHSPAFEEEI
- the ilvD gene encoding dihydroxy-acid dehydratase, with amino-acid sequence MPEFDPSSRASVDIKPRSRVVTDGIEATTSRGMLRAVGMGDEDWDKPQIGIASSWNEITPCNLSLDRLAQGAKEGVHAGGGYPLQFGTISVSDGISMGHEGMHFSLVSREVIADSVETVIMAERLDGSVLLAGCDKSIPGMLMASARLDLSSVFLYAGSIAPGWVKLSDGTEKDVTIIDSFEAVGACLAGKMSEEDLKRIECAIAPGEGACGGMYTANTMASVAEALGLSLPGSAAPPSADRRRDYFAHRSGEAVVNLLRQGITTRDILTKEAFENAIALAMALGGSTNVVLHLLAIANEAEVELTLHDFNRIGDKVPHVADMKPFGKYVMNDVDRHGGIPVIMKAMLDEGLLHGDALTVTGKTLAENLADLNPAPVDGTVIHTFDNPIHKSGGITILHGSMAPEGAVVKSAGFDADVFEGPARVFERERGAMDALEAGEINAGDVVVIRYEGPKGGPGMREMLAITAAIKGAGLGKDVLLLTDGRFSGGTTGLCIGHIAPEAVDAGPIAFVRDGDLIRVDIAARTLDLLVDEAELGSRREGWEPLPPRYTRGVLAKYSKLVHSAAEGAVTG
- the ilvC gene encoding ketol-acid reductoisomerase produces the protein MAELLYDADADLSLIQSKKVAIVGYGSQGHAHAQNLRDSGVQVVIALKDGSKSAPKAQEDGFEVLSVADAAEWADVIMILAPDQHQRSIYRDSIKDKLVPGKTLAFAHGFNIRFGYIDAPEGVDVILIAPKAPGHTVRREFVAGRGIPDIIAVERDASGQAWDLALSYAKAIGGTRAGVIKTTFTEETETDLFGEQSVLCGGTSQLVMYGFETLVEAGYQPEIAYFEVLHELKLIVDLMWEGGIAKQRWSVSDTAEYGDYVSGPRVIDPSVKENMKAVLADIQSGAFAERFIADQDAGAPEFLELRAKGAAHPIEATGKDLRALFAWKQQDEDYVEGSAAR
- the serA gene encoding phosphoglycerate dehydrogenase; translation: MSKPVVLIAEELSPATIDALGPDFDVRTVDGTDRPALLAALADASAVLVRSATKIDAEAIAAAPVLKVVARAGVGLDNVDIKAATTAGVMVVNAPTSNIISAAELTIGHILSLARHIPSAHASLADGQWKRSAYTGTELFEKTVGIVGLGRIGALIAERLRAFGVRVVGYDPYVTPTRAQQLQVELLSFDEVLRQSDFVTVHMPKTPETTGMISTEQLALMKPTAFVINVARGGLIDEEALHAALTGGVIAGAGLDVFTSEPPAKDSSASRLLDLPNVVVTPHLGASTNEAQEKAGVSVARSVKLALEGDLVPDAVNVAGGIIDPFVRPGIALVEKLGQFFTGLAHAAVTSLDIEVRGELAAYDVSVYRLAALKGILTNVISENVSYVNAPLFAEQRGIETRLIVEAESPLYRNLTVLRGTLSDGTVLTIAGTLAGTRLVPKVVGINGYEIEVAIEQHHIVMRYADRPGIVAIYGQKLGDAGINIAGLQVAHPDASGRALSVLTVDSPVPDEMLAELHQAVQADLFRQIEITQA
- the ilvN gene encoding acetolactate synthase small subunit — encoded protein: MPSHVLSLLVEDKPGLLTRVAGLFARRGFNIESLAVGVTEVPGLSRITVVVDVEEFPLEQVTKQLNKLINVIKIVELDASQSVQRDHILVKVRADNTTRSNVIEVVNLFRASIVDYATDALVVEVTGDKGKIEAFLRAIEPFGIKELAQSGLLAIGRGGKSITERVLRP
- a CDS encoding DUF6855 family protein; the protein is MAGSGTKDDPWQLTTAPGSSGYTMYRDESADPPALVCQVGSTTLKYHLSAIDDLAAWLREQGEWVELGAADEQKDAPEGTVEAWGRSAENPVGGWYGLRKGYRGRFGMYLPPLLEELGLVELTHEKRGNRVRAV
- a CDS encoding TetR/AcrR family transcriptional regulator produces the protein MSRPPRARESVLDAFETLLIDDGERAATMDAAARAAGVSKGGLLYHFASKDALEAGLIERLDRLMQEDIAALTTAPEGVVAYFLRSSVMQNDPLDRVLIAISRLAQGGSASASAALRGVREQWESAVRPYARDETALQLVMLVSDGLYFNNALNGGSVPGPVPRGAEMDALIELVLGATAR
- a CDS encoding peptidoglycan-binding domain-containing protein; the encoded protein is MNIAPWSTVAVGSDDVVVSGIQYLLRARGHAVAVDGVYGPATAAAVTAFQSGAGLPADGIVGPQTWPLLVTTTTLGSTGDAVRAVQQFGLVPSPGIAPLVVDGAYGPITAERVQFFQESWGLTPDSAAGPATWSFLSSLRPGPRPWPLVAVGATQTVNWRVLAAQHLLRAHGATIVADGAFGPASGAAVTVFQQTLRGTDLGTTLGQLDWPALIVTVRSGDSGEAVRAAQTLLPGGIAVDGAFGPATDAAAREFQQMFGLTVDGVVGPQTWYTLTLRIFD